GGACTACATCTAAACGACAGTCTCGATTATAACATCACTGCAAAATACGTTGCCCAGTCAGCTACACGAGCCCTTGGacttattatatcaaaatttacAGCCATGGGAGGCATGCCATTTAACGTTTTTACGAAACTTTACGACACAGTAGTCTGGCCAACCATCGGCTACGGTGCTGCGATATGGGGAACACGGAAATACGCCTGCATTAATGCCGTCCAGCATAGAGCCAGTCGCTTCTTCCTTGGATTAGGAAAATATACACCAAACGCCGATGTTAATGGTGACATTGGATGGACCCCACCTCTTGTTAAACAATGGAAAGTTGTAATTTCCCATTGGGTCCGATTAGCTAATATGGACAGTAATCGACTGaataactttgtatttaaagcaATATCTGGTTATAAGAAGTGTTGGACTCGTACTGTAATGAATAAAGTGAAAGATATAGCTGACTATAACTTGGATATAAACGTTAAAATTCGTAGATCTGAACACTTTAGATTAATAGATACGTGTCATACAACTATGCTTGACCAAATTCACAATCAATGGcgtaatgttataaatgtaaatacaagcATACGACAGATAAATGGAGGCAACAAACTGCGGCTATACAGaacttttaagcaaacatataAAACAGAATACTATGTTTAGAGCCCATCTATTACCCGCCTTAACAGAAGTGCGTTAGCTAAATTTAGATGTGGAGTGGCGCTATTAAAACTCGAAACAGGCCGCTATGAATCACTCAATGTTGAACAAAGAACCTGTTTTAACTGTCATAACATAGTAGAAGAtgaatgtcatgttttattacattgtccTTTACATAATAATCTACGGCATTTACTGTtgttaaaagttattgatattaatgataatttcaattcattattgGATAACGAAAAACTTTCATtccttctttcaaatgaaactatcGTTAAACACCGTGCCAAAACCTGTCATGATATCCTGAAACTCCGACGTCAGTATCTGTATAACAAGTAATTTAGTGTTTGTATGTgttattgcatgttttgtacaataatgattattctcaccttatttttattactgaatattttaagttatattgtatgttttaaagttgatatattttattgttttttattgagcAAATAGTCTCTCATAACTCCATGAGGAGTggttttatacattattattgcaCGTTTTATCAGTATTTATCCCATGAATGTATAAAAGTGAGACTTGAATAAattttctgtctgtctgtctgtctgtatccgtctcgacctgaggtctcgacggatacgtgtttacacaccgaactcgacgtgatacagatCACCAGAAAaacgtcctatcataatatcccctatgtattatatttgaaatatgcaagCACGTACGTATGTTGAATGACTTACTGTCAAGAATAATGCACTTTTTCCCAACACATTATATTTTCTCTATTAGAACAGACCACCTCACTCTGTGACTATTTCAGAAGGCAGATTAGAATCTTCGTTATCCCAAGATAACTTGAAGTTTCCATTAATTATCAATGGAACGTGGAAGCCTGCATCGTGCAACCCAGTCCAGCACGTTGCCGTCATCATCCCGTTTAGAAACAGAGAGgaacatttacatatattacTCAAAAGTATTATACCCATCTTGGTGAAGCAGAAAGTACACTTACACATCTTCGTTGCGGAGCAGGTAAGAACTCAATGAGGTtagacatttattattttgttttgcgtAGGTCTGTGTATTTCAAAAGCCATGTATAAACAATAGAAACCGCATAATCAGGTCTTTGCACGAGGACGAGTCTAGTATTCTTACCAGACCTGCCAAGGTGATTGGAAAGACCTTGCCACGAGGTTGCTATTGTTTTGCTTATATAGGGTCATCTAGCGTTACCGCGAGCCcgttaaaataataacatgtattcataataaaattaaactgaACATAAAGGCATAATTGATGCAATTATGATTGATCTGTATAGTTTATTCtgttagaaaaataaataacaccTAAATTTTACTTGATAAGAAATGCAAGTTTCATAAGTGATAATATTgttcatgaaaatatgaagCCTTTCTATACAGCTCTTACAGAGTAAAGAActgattttatgttatgttcatCAGATTATGACGAAGAAAAAAACCGAAAAAGGTGGcgaatacaaataaaaatacaaaatcagttTTTGGATTGTGTTTGTAAACAGGAGATGCGAGGGCGAAACCATATgctaaaatatgattattatctTATCAAAGCTAATATTCCTTAACAATTATAACTGTAATCTACCCTCTAAATGATAGTTAAAAAGTCACTGAATGTGcattttatataactgttttagtTTTCCGGAAGCTGCTGAGACATGTTTTAATGTCGCCAAAGGTTCACAATACGTGAATTCATGTGCATAATGCATTTCTGTTTGCGGATTGTGATTCAAATATCAGCATTGCAAAATTCTATGCACGAGTTTCATGACTACCACGAGCACTCATCGCGTTCGATGTCATATGAATCTTGTGCATTCGTCATTCCTACAATCCTAAATTATATCTCAACAGGATTTATTTTCCCAAATAGAAAGACCTTGTACTCGGTCGACATTGTATATCACCGTGTACTGCTTGAGGAAATCATGGATTGTTCAGATGCGTGTTATGTTCACAAGAGCGTGGTACGCAGAACGAAACTATGCAAAAAAGCTTATTTGATGCTTATTAATAAAACTATCGTAGTTTGCTGATTTTGCAAATTCTTGTTAAAATATCCATGTCGATTAAtacataatttcataataaactTTATGTCAAAAACGTTAGCCTGTCTTGGTTAAAGCTCACGGACACTAATATCATTTAATAGTTAAGATCCGAATTCGACTTTGTTGTTATCACTTTATTTTGTACACAcgaatgcatttattttcagtatGGGAATCAAGCTTTTAACAAGGGCCGTGTGATGAACGCAGCTTTTCTAGAGGTGTCCAAGATGTCGGATTTCGATTGCTTCATCTTTCACGATGTAGACCTGATTCCTGAAGATGACCGTATAACCTATCTATGTGACGATAGGCCAAAACATATGTCACCTTCTGTCGACGTTTTGAAGTATATGTAAGTTTTGTGGAGGAACAATCagataattataatacaatggaagCTATAGCGAGACGCCTAGAAGCAAAATTTAATAACTAATATATTGATCAGAGGCAAACTGCTTAGGCCTAACAGACGCGAAACGAGAAAAAAGAGACTTCCTATACTAGTACATTAATATCCGCTGATTTGGATAAACCAAATGCTAAGATGAttaaaaccaattttaattatgataatcatttataatataaaatgacattgcTTTAGGAATCTTATCTACTTTAATCACTTTAAAATCATATGAACCTGTCTTAACTATGATTGattttggatatttaaaaaatgagtaTAATGCATGGTTTTACAAAGGGAACAAAACAGATTTAGGAGTccatatacatttcatttttaaaatttaatttcgtTTTCAATATCACTTTAAAGAGAATGGTATGTGATAACCCACATGTGCAGTGTTGGGGTTTGTCCAGAATACAATTAAGGTCGGAGAGCTGTTTTATTAATCCGAGAttatgctgtaaaagaaaacagataACAAAGTAGGCTTACGTTTGTTTGGTTTTGTCATGAGTATCACGACAGATAATGGCTTTTTGGGCAAACAATGTGAAAAGCTTGGGCAAATGGCAACTTGTGCTTTTATTACCATGACAAATGATAAGAGAACTGTTGgcttttgaataaaatattcgAAGTTAAGTTTATTTCAGTGATAATACATTTCACTTCAATTAGAATTTACAAAAATTACTATAAAAATACAGGAACAAACCCAGTAGTCAAGAATTCAAAATTAATCCAAGTTTAGGTCTACACAGCaaggcccaaacgacaatgaactacagacacaaaacatattaacaactcatacacaaataaaacgcaaaaaacaatctaacatcacatacacaaatacaacacCAGAAACTAACCATACCCTCAATTAAACGATGGGATAATCGCATTAGAACGGTCAGTGGAACAAACATTCACTTGAACTCGAGTCTACTGGTGTCTATAACCtccattttgtttgaatttattgaCATGAGTGCTAAACCGGttgatatacaatataaaactCCTCGCATTGTTTACTTCCTTtaacaaaacactattttacTGCGCATGAAaatttgcatattaaaacaTGATTGTTACCACCAATAATTCGGtcgcaaatattttttttacatttttgataaaatacgtGCGGTAAATCGATGGAATCAACAATCATTTCCGTATTTTAAATTACTGCGTTTCTGTAGGAAACAACTGGTTCTGGAGGAAAATGTAGGGTTggtgataaaaaagaaaatttgcgAAATGTATTTCGATTGATATTTTGACTGTCAAAAGGCGTAAAATGGGCTGATTTCCAGCTTTACTACAATAAGCATGAGCATTGATTTTATACGAAGAATAATCCTCTGACATATAAACAATTCATGAAATGACTACTCTCCTGTCCGGGTTTTACGTACTAAGTTTACTTTACGAATTCGTAAGAAAATAATCCTTAATTGAAATTAACACTTATTGTATGTTATTTCCCACTACGCTAACGAAGTCGATTTAGTTAGTGGTGTTTTCTCAATATTCTTGTATGCTCTTATCCAGGAGAGGACATGTTCATGTCTTAGTGTTACGTACAGCAATACAAATTCATAACCGATATAGTTTCTTCCGCTAGGCTGCTGTACCAATGTTTAGTTGGTGGTGTTATTGCCTTCCCCCCGGCGCACTTTATCGCTTTGAACGGCTACTCGAACCTGTACTGGGGCTGGGGAGCGGAGGACGACGACATGTCTTACAGGTAACGTTACTCGCATAGTGAAGGGCGACTACGTGTCATACAAGTCACTGATCTGCGGAGGTCgacaaaatgtataaataaccTTGCTTGCATCGCGGTGGTCGGTGAAAAGTACAGGTTATGTTGCTCGCTATGCGAGAAGGGAGGGGCGACTACATGTCTTACAGGTAATTAAGCTTAATCGCTTCACTGTGGTCTTTATCAATGTCAtcatacttaaagctgcactctcacagatatagaGATTTGGAAAGGGCAAATCTTCACATAATtttttgcaaaccaatgatataagattgctaacAAAAAGTAATTCGTAGATTTTCCTATTTCCGTCTGAAAACTAACGTTACTAAAAGTTtaagaaacatgcataaaacatcgtttatcaaacataaatataaaaatctgcgacccatatttttgacagcagtcttatataactgatttccatgggttttcgtaaaaaatggtttttccaagacaaaaatcaaaaatgttctcaaaatgtttaatctgtgagagtacagctttaaagccACATGAAGAATAACGGTTTATGAATGTTTTGCAGGATTATGTCAAACAACAATGGAATTACTCGACAAGACGGGGAATTAGCACGTTATAAGATGATAAAACATGAACAGAGTGAAATGGTTGTCGGGGAACGAAGATACACACTTTTAGGTCAGACAAAAGATATTTATGAACAAGATGGTTTGAATAGCGTACAGTATGATCTCATATCAGTTCGAAGGACGCATTATTACACACACTTGATGATCAACGTTGGTCCAGCTCCGTCCAATACCGACAGCATCGACGATATCATCCGTATGGTGTCGTGGAAGAATTCTTAGCTTCATACCATTCACGGCGAATACTTTGATGCATTTTTACCTCTGAAGTTCTGCCAGAtctgatataaacattttatatgtttattgtttaccGTGCATGAAAATGATCTATtctcaaatatgtatttaaactgttt
The DNA window shown above is from Mya arenaria isolate MELC-2E11 chromosome 6, ASM2691426v1 and carries:
- the LOC128236576 gene encoding beta-1,4-N-acetylgalactosaminyltransferase bre-4-like yields the protein MFCLLFMLNVYLKMDYPDQIAVIRSNWTRVLCDQNADGDASGHVNGLKACCNERTDFKGRLESSLSQDNLKFPLIINGTWKPASCNPVQHVAVIIPFRNREEHLHILLKSIIPILVKQKVHLHIFVAEQYGNQAFNKGRVMNAAFLEVSKMSDFDCFIFHDVDLIPEDDRITYLCDDRPKHMSPSVDVLKYMLLYQCLVGGVIAFPPAHFIALNGYSNLYWGWGAEDDDMSYRIMSNNNGITRQDGELARYKMIKHEQSEMVVGERRYTLLGQTKDIYEQDGLNSVQYDLISVRRTHYYTHLMINVGPAPSNTDSIDDIIRMVSWKNS